In Francisella salimarina, the genomic window TTATACTAGGAAGTAAATTAAGACAAAGATATATCAAAAACTTTAAGTTACTTTCATGTAAATATAAGAATCAGAGTATTTTTGTACTATCTAGTCATACTAATCGTACTGTAGAGAGTGCACAGAGTTTATTAATGGGGCTATATCCAGCAGGTACTGGTCCTGTTTTGGCTAATGGACAGCGCGCCATTAATGGAGGCTTCCAACCAATTCCTATTATGACTCTGTCAGCAGATTCTAAGCTTATACAATTTCCTTATGAGCAGTATTTGGCTGTGTTGAGAGAGTATGTCTATAACTCTAAAATATGGCAAGATAAGACTAAAGAAGCAGAGCCTAACTTTGCAAAATGGCAGCAAATATTAGGTAATAAAATATCAGGGTTAAATGATGTGATCACTGTAGGCGATGTTTTGATAGTTGCTAAGGCACATGGTAAGCCTCTACCAAAAGGGCTATCTCAAGAAGATGCTGATCAGATAATAGCTCTTACAGATTGGGGCTTAGCACAACAATTCAAATCACAAAAAGTTGCCTATATTATGGGTGGCGAACTTACTAATAGAATAATACAAGATTTAAATAATGCTGCTGAAGGTAAATCCAAATATAAAATGACTTATTACTCAGGTCATGATTTGACTCTTTTGGAAGTAATGGGGACATTAGGAGTACCTCTAGCTGAAGCACCAGGCTATGCAAGTAATATGCAAATTGAACTTTTCAAAGATAGCGATACTTATAAGGTTAAGCTTAGGTATGATGGGAAGTATGTCAAATTACCAATTATGGATGATGATGACAGTTGTACACTAGATGCTCTAAATAAATATATGCAGGGTATTAATGAAAAATTTCAAAAGTAAGTTCTAATTATTTTCTTAGATAAGCGGTGTAATATTGCTCAGTCATTCCCTCAGCCTTTCGGTAGTCTGGAATATTTTCTCTTTGCTTACTATCAATTAGTTCAAACTCAATATTTGGAGAGAAGTTCTTTATCAGCTCAGCTTGGGTAACACTATATGGAGGAGTCTGAGATTTTTTGTCATGCTCCATAACGAGTAGTAGTATTTGAGTATTATCAGAGCATACTTGTAGCATCATCTTTGCATATCTAGCTCTTATATCTTCTGGCAAAGCAATATAAGCACCTCGGTCGTACCAAATATCAAAAGCGGGTAGGTTTTTGGCTATTTTAGGTAAGTTAAAGATATCTGCTACATATATCTCAATATCATTACCTTTGTAACACTTATTGTCCCTCTCTTCGATAATTTCATATTTGATATTATTTTGGCTAAAAAATGATAAAACAGCTTTTTCTGAAAGCTCCACACCGACTACCTTAACGCCGTTAGATAAAAAGTACAGCATATCTATGCTACTTCCACACATTGGCACTAAACATACTGAAGAGCTATTTATATTTAATTTAGAAAAGTGCTTAACTAGAAATTCATTTGGCGACTCTTGACAGAAATCGACATCATTGTTTTGCCATCTATCTAACCAATATTGGTTATGGTTTATCTCGACTTTGCTCATATTATCTTTAATAGGTAATTTATTTAATCTATTAAGAAATATTAACATGAGTGATTAGATAAATATTACTTTTAAATATGGCGATTTATATAATGGTTCTTTATAATTTCGATAGATTATAAAGGAGGAAAAAATGCAAAATCAAAGTTTACTTATCAAAAATGCTACAGTTGTAAATGAAGGCAAAACATTTAAATCTGATGTTTTCGTTGAAAATGGCAAGATTGCACAGGTTGCTGCAAATATAGACAAACCCGCAGATAAAGTTATAGATGCTACAGGCCTACATCTACTACCAGGTATGATAGATGATCAGGTGCATTTCAGAGAGCCTGGTCTTATGCACAAGGGTGAAATCGAGACAGAATCAAAAGCTGCTGTAATGGGTGGTATTACGTCATATATGGAGATGCCAAATGTAAACCCAGCGACTACAGTTGTAGAGCGTTTAGCTGAGAAAAAAGAACGCGCTGCTGCTAGGTCTCATGCTAACTATGCTTTTTATCTGGGAGCGACAAATGATAATGTTGAAGAGCTAAAGCGCCTGAAACCAAATGATGCTTGTGCTATCAAAATCTTTATGGGAGCATCGACTGGTAATATGCTAGTGAACAATCCTGAGACTTTAGAAGGTTTCTTTAGAGATAGTCCACTTCTTATCGTAACTCATTGCGAAGATACTCCTATGATTACAGAGCTTGAGAACAAGGCTCGTGAGAAATATGGCGAAGATGTACCATTTGACCTGCATCCAGAGATTCGCTCAAGAGAAGCTTGCTTTAAGTCATCAGAGCTTGCAGTTGGCCTTGCGAGAAAATATAACTCAAGACTTCATGTACTTCATCTAACTACAGCGGAAGAGATGGTACATTTTGATAATTCCATTCCACTTGAGGAAAAGAGAATTACAGCAGAGGTTTGTGCCCATCATCTATTCTTCTCGCGTATAGATTATGCTGAGAAAGGTGCTTTGATTAAGTGTAACCCAGCTATTAAAGAAGAATCAGATCGTTTGAAGCTACTCGAATGTGTTGCAAATGACACTATTGATGTAATTGCTACAGATCATGCCCCACATACTTGGGAAGAAAAGCAAGGCACTTACTTCAAAGCTCCAGCAGGCTTGCCATTAGTTGAAGAGGCTCTTATATCTGTATTAGAACATTATCACAACGGTTTCTTAACTCTTGAGCAAGTTGTCCAAAAAACTGCTCATGCTCCAGCTATAGTATATAAGGTAAAAGATCGTGGCTTCATCCGTGAAGGCTATGCTGCTGACTTAGTACTTGTAAATCTAAATGAGCCACATACTCGTACTGATGAGTGCTCTCATTATAAATGTGGTTGGACTCCGTTTGCTGGTCGTACTTTTAAATCAAAAGTTCAAACAACTATTATCAACGGTGTTGTGAAGTACCATAAAGGTAAAGTAGTCAGCGATCAAAGAGGGCAATGCTTAGAGTTTAATCATGAGTTTTAAGTAATAGTTTCGCTATTTACTTCGTAAGTTATAGCGACATACTTTTTTCATGGCAGCCACACCCCGCCATTAAAATGGCACCCCTCTCAAGAGGGGAATTGTATGCAAAACTGCCTAGCACTACGCTATCGTAGCCAAAATTAAATGGAAAATAAAAAACTCACTTCGTTCATACAGTTTTATTTTCTTATCATTTGCTTTTGAAACTACTAGCCGCTAATATGCTGATTCCCCTTCAAATATTGAAGGGGTGGCTTGCGAAGCAAGACGGGGTAGTATTTTACTATTTTATATACTCATCAAACCAAGCGATTTGCTTAGCTAATATCTTCTGTAGAGGCTCACCTTCATAACATTCATAGTGACTAATTCCTTCTAGAATCATTAGCTCTTTTGGCTCATTAGCTTTTTCATATAATATATGTGACTCTTCAACTGGGTTTACAGAGTCAGTATCAGAAGCAACTATTAGTACAGGGATTCTTAAATCGCCAATATAGTTCTCAGGTTTGTGCGACATAGTTTCATTAACTGTAAGAAATGGAATCTTAATATCAAAAGCATCATACTCTTTGCTATATCTTTCATAAAAGCCTTTAGACTGCTCATCTGTAAGTACTTTATGTAAAGGTACCATCATCTCTTTACCAGTTTTTTCTTTTTTAGCTAACATTTTTTCAATCATGCCAAGGAATTTCTCTTTTTCTTCATCTGACATGTCGCCTGTGATTACTCTCTCACCATTAGCAAAAGTTAGCTGAACTGATAGACATTTTACAAGATCATTTTGCGCAGCTGCTGTGATAGCGTTAGCACCACCATACGAAGTACCCCAAAGCCCAATTTTATTAGAATCAACAAAATCTAAACCAGCAACATAATCAATCGCAGAGTGAATGTCTTCGATTTGTAGTTTTGGCACTAGTCGACCTCTTTCACCTTCGCTCTCGCCAAAGCCTCTATAGTCAAAGTTAAGTACAACATACCCAGCCATTGCAAAAGCTTCTGCATATGCCGGTAACAATACCTCTTTAAACCCAGCAAAACCATGACATAAAATTATCGCGGGATATTTATTGTTTTGATCAAAGTTTTCAGGTTTATATAGCTGTGCTGATATATTACATCCATGAGATGTGAAGTTTACTTTTTCCATATTTCTTCTAGTTGTTAGTTTATATACTTGTGTAACTTTATTTTAGCAGAAATTAAGAGTGGTAACTTGTAGAAGAGATTTTTATATACAAACTTATTATGACAAAAGAGTATACTAGGTGTAAGTAAATCTTATTATAAACATTGAACATGGATAAACAGCAAATAATTACTGCTACACAAAATTGGGTTAAGACATTTGTTGTTGGTATGAACCTTTGCCCATTTGCTAAGCGTGAAGTTGTTAAAAATAGAGTTCGTTATTTTGTCTCACAAGCAATAAGTCCGGAGCAGTTATTAGCAGAAGTACAG contains:
- a CDS encoding thiopurine S-methyltransferase, giving the protein MSKVEINHNQYWLDRWQNNDVDFCQESPNEFLVKHFSKLNINSSSVCLVPMCGSSIDMLYFLSNGVKVVGVELSEKAVLSFFSQNNIKYEIIEERDNKCYKGNDIEIYVADIFNLPKIAKNLPAFDIWYDRGAYIALPEDIRARYAKMMLQVCSDNTQILLLVMEHDKKSQTPPYSVTQAELIKNFSPNIEFELIDSKQRENIPDYRKAEGMTEQYYTAYLRK
- a CDS encoding dihydroorotase translates to MQNQSLLIKNATVVNEGKTFKSDVFVENGKIAQVAANIDKPADKVIDATGLHLLPGMIDDQVHFREPGLMHKGEIETESKAAVMGGITSYMEMPNVNPATTVVERLAEKKERAAARSHANYAFYLGATNDNVEELKRLKPNDACAIKIFMGASTGNMLVNNPETLEGFFRDSPLLIVTHCEDTPMITELENKAREKYGEDVPFDLHPEIRSREACFKSSELAVGLARKYNSRLHVLHLTTAEEMVHFDNSIPLEEKRITAEVCAHHLFFSRIDYAEKGALIKCNPAIKEESDRLKLLECVANDTIDVIATDHAPHTWEEKQGTYFKAPAGLPLVEEALISVLEHYHNGFLTLEQVVQKTAHAPAIVYKVKDRGFIREGYAADLVLVNLNEPHTRTDECSHYKCGWTPFAGRTFKSKVQTTIINGVVKYHKGKVVSDQRGQCLEFNHEF
- a CDS encoding histidine phosphatase family protein, whose translation is MKKIIATFTLLFLLIPLGYSEGKLVFVSMITRHGDRAPFANIKNADYDWGTELSELTPIGMHQEFILGSKLRQRYIKNFKLLSCKYKNQSIFVLSSHTNRTVESAQSLLMGLYPAGTGPVLANGQRAINGGFQPIPIMTLSADSKLIQFPYEQYLAVLREYVYNSKIWQDKTKEAEPNFAKWQQILGNKISGLNDVITVGDVLIVAKAHGKPLPKGLSQEDADQIIALTDWGLAQQFKSQKVAYIMGGELTNRIIQDLNNAAEGKSKYKMTYYSGHDLTLLEVMGTLGVPLAEAPGYASNMQIELFKDSDTYKVKLRYDGKYVKLPIMDDDDSCTLDALNKYMQGINEKFQK